From the genome of Gracilinanus agilis isolate LMUSP501 chromosome 2, AgileGrace, whole genome shotgun sequence, one region includes:
- the LOC123234497 gene encoding zinc-alpha-2-glycoprotein-like → MKPGSPLLRSTGCQRSWRWFFSAGLLILEVFALRKTQAAHHRHMIQLTAVGTGYSVLELSAISLIDDVEVVFYNKAQKQIAIKIPWVSKLVGINYLTQLHDLLVSHEQHFHWTFQFLLLRNNTNPDRNHTAQLLGECEVDNDITVKSHAHLIWGGKESYRIDEEVGHWENIDPDVKRYQHVLERPLWTNLRKRYMKLFCVDIMRKIVEYSSIRDNVAPEVVVSQHVSPEGSIILSCIATGFYPRSIIMHWEKNGKLGIWGNESSSGTLPNMDSTFYLKVTLELPPEDSGAGYTCVIEHSELKSPAMYSVPRKTTKNKPWILALGIMLAVMILLSCAGVFIKWKMRKTGMHVRREK, encoded by the exons ATGAAGCCAGGTAGCCCCCTTCTGAGGTCCACTGGATGTCAGAGGAGCTGGAGATGGTTCTTTTCAGCTGGGCTTCTCATTCTGGAAGTATTTGCTCTGAGAAAGACACAGGCAG CCCACCACAGGCATATGATTCAGTTGACCGCAGTGGGTACAGGCTactctgtcttggaactaagTGCAATTAGCCTCATAGATGATGTTGAAGTGGTGTTTTATAACAAAGCACAGAAGCAAATTGCTATCAAGATACCCTGGGTCTCCAAACTAGTGGGAATTAATTATCTCACACAGCTACATGATTTATTGGTGAGCCATGAGCAACATTTCCACTGGACATTCCAATTCTTACTACTACGGAATAACACTAACCCAGACA GAAACCACACAGCCCAGCTCCTGGGAGAATGTGAAGTGGACAATGACATCACAGTAAAGAGTCATGCCCATTTAAtttggggtgggaaggaaagttaCCGGATAGATGAAGAGGTTGGGCATTGGGAGAACATAGATCCTGATGTCAAACGATACCAACATGTTCTGGAGAGACCTTTATGGACCAATCTAAGGAAACGCTACATGAAGCTATTTTGTGTTGACATAATGAGGAAAATCGTTGAATATTCAAGCATAAGGGATAATG TGGCCCCAGAGGTGGTTGTATCTCAACATGTCAGCCCAGAAGGCAGCATCATTCTCTCCTGCATTGCCACAGGTTTCTACCCTCGCTCCATCATCATGCACTGGGAAAAGAATGGGAAGCTGGGGATATGGGGAAATGAGAGTTCCAGTGGCACCCTGCCCAATATGGATTCCACCTTCTACCTCAAAGTTACCTTAGAACTCCCACCAGAGGACTCAGGTGCAGGTTATACCTGCGTAATAGAACATAGTGAGCTGAAGAGTCCTGCTATGTATTCAG TCCCTAGAAAAACCACTAAAAACAAGCCTTGGATTCTTGCACTGGGCATCATGTTAGCTGTCATGATACTGCTGAGCTGTGCTGGGGTATTCATCAAATGGAAGATGAGGAAGACAGGTATGCATGTAAGAAGAGAGAAGTGA
- the LOC123234498 gene encoding zinc-alpha-2-glycoprotein-like, which yields MKPGSPLPWAMECQRSWRWLFLAGIFIMEVFALRKTQAVHHRHEIQFITVGTGHSILELSEFSLIDDVEVASYNKGQKQITIKIPWISKVLGVNYLTQVHDLLVKHEPHFLWLLQFLAQHDINDDRNHTAQNLIECEVDNNITVKSHIHLILDGEESSRIDEEVGHWENIKPEAKQYQYILESPFWTNLRKSYMKLYCVDLMKKIVGYSSLRDNVAPEVVVSQHVSPEGSIILSCIATGFYPRSIIMHWEKNGKLGIWGNESSSGTLPNMDSTFYLKVTLELPPEDSGAGYSCVVEHSELKSPAIYSVPRKSTRKKPWILALGIILAVILLLSCAGVFIKWKIRKTVCMQELRSDRKILDWEHPRRQEIMLS from the exons ATGAAGCCAGGCAGTCCCCTTCCGTGGGCTATGGAGTGTCAAAGGAGCTGGAGATGGCTCTTTTTAGCTGGGATTTTCATTATGGAAGTATTTGCCTTGAGAAAGACACAGGCAG TCCACCACAGACATGAGATTCAATTCATCACAGTGGGTACAGGCCACTCTATCTTGGAACTAAGCGAATTTAGCCTCATAGATGATGTTGAAGTGGCATCTTATAACAAAGGACAGAAGCAAATTACTATCAAGATACCCTGGATCTCCAAAGTACTGGGAGTCAATTATCTCACACAGGTGCATGATTTATTGGTGAAGCATGAACCACATTTCCTCTGGCTACTCCAATTCTTAGCACAACATGACATCAACGATGATA GAAACCACACAGCCCAAAACCTGATAGAATGTGAAGTGGACAATAATATCACAGTAAAGAGTCACATTCATTTAATTTTGGATGGGGAGGAAAGTTCCCGGATAGATGAAGAGGTTGGGCATTGGGAGAACATAAAGCCTGAAGCCAAGCAATACCAATACATTCTGGAGAGTCCCTTCTGGACCAATCTAAGGAAAAGCTACATGAAGCTATATTGTGTTGACTTGATGAAGAAAATCGTTGGGTATTCAAGCTTAAGGGATAATG TGGCCCCAGAGGTGGTCGTATCTCAACATGTCAGTCCAGAAGGCAGCATCATTCTCTCCTGCATTGCCACAGGTTTCTACCCTCGCTCCATCATCATGCACTGGGAAAAGAATGGGAAGCTGGGGATATGGGGAAATGAGAGTTCCAGTGGCACCCTGCCCAATATGGATTCCACCTTCTACCTCAAAGTTACCTTAGAGCTCCCACCAGAGGACTCAGGTGCAGGTTATAGCTGTGTGGTAGAACACAGTGAGCTGAAGAGTCCTGCTATATATTCAG TCCCTAGAAAGTCCACTAGGAAGAAGCCTTGGATTCTTGCACTGGGCATCATATTGGCTGTCATCCTACTGCTGAGCTGTGCTGGTGTCTTCATCAAATGGAAGATAAGGAAGACAGTATGCATGCAAGAATTGAGAAGTGACAGGAAGATTTTGGATTGGGAGCACCCACGAAGACAGGAGATAATGCTATCATAG